One segment of Castanea sativa cultivar Marrone di Chiusa Pesio chromosome 3, ASM4071231v1 DNA contains the following:
- the LOC142628345 gene encoding DELLA protein GAIP-like codes for MKRELDPHQNHNLQPLPDSSVTGSSSTGKAKMCWEEEVQQDGGMDELLAVLGYQVRASDMAEVAQKLELLEDLMGNAQGDGLSHLATETVHYNPSDLSTWLQSMLTELNPLDPLVPPPPPPPPHHQPPPATLDDSFLGESSNITSIDFTTTTTTTSTSNNNNNNQNQNQNQNQNNPTLQVFDESSSSDYDLKAIPGKALYSQPQTQTESPSSREHKRLKPSIEPASEIVVPGSSIFSALTFPTAESTRPVVLIDSQENGIRLVHALMACAEAVQQSNLPVAEALVKQIGFLAVSQAGAMRKVATYFAEALARRIYGLYPQNPLNQSLFDILQMHFYETCPYLKFAHFTANQAILEAFEGKKRVHVIDFSMNQGMQWPALMQALALRPGGAPAFRLTGIGPPAPDDSDHLQEVGWKLAQLAETIHVEFEYRGFVANSLADLDASMLELRPSEVEAVAVNSVFELHKLLARPGAIEKVLSVVKQMKPEIVTVVEQEANHNGPVFLDRFTESLHYYSTMFDSLEGSVNSEDKVMSEVYLGKQICNVVACEGVDRVERHETLTQWRTRMGSAGFAPVHLGSNAFKQASMLLALFAGGEGYRVEENNGSLMLGWHTRPLIATSAWQLAHNNRAGSVLTQ; via the coding sequence ATGAAAAGAGAGCTTGACCCTCATCAAAATCATAATCTCCAACCCTTGCCTGACTCGTCCGTGACTGGCAGCTCAAGTACTGGAAAAGCAAAGATGTGTTGGGAAGAGGAAGTACAACAAGATGGTGGCATGGACGAGCTCTTAGCTGTGTTGGGTTACCAAGTTCGAGCTTCAGACATGGCCGAGGTTGCCCAGAAGCTCGAATTGCTCGAGGATTTGATGGGAAATGCTCAAGGTGACGGCCTCTCTCATCTTGCCACTGAAACTGTCCATTACAACCCTTCTGATCTCTCCACCTGGCTCCAAAGCATGCTCACTGAGCTCAACCCACTCGATCCTTTggtccctcctcctcctcctcctcctcctcaccACCAACCCCCACCCGCTACTCTCGACGATTCCTTCTTAGGCGAGTCCTCGAATATCACGTCCATCGatttcaccaccaccaccaccaccaccagcacaagtaacaacaacaataataatcaaaatcaaaatcaaaatcagaaTCAGAATAATCCCACCCTCCAAGTTTTCGATGAATCCTCCTCTTCTGATTACGATCTCAAAGCTATTCCAGGTAAAGCTTTGTACAGTcaaccccaaacccaaaccgAATCTCCATCTTCTAGAGAACACAAGCGTTTAAAACCCTCAATCGAGCCAGCCTCGGAGATTGTTGTCCCGGGCTCTTCCATATTCTCAGCTCTTACCTTCCCCACCGCCGAGTCCACTCGCCCAGTAGTCCTCATTGACTCGCAAGAAAACGGAATTCGACTTGTCCACGCTCTAATGGCTTGCGCCGAAGCCGTACAGCAAAGCAATCTCCCCGTAGCGGAAGCCTTGGTAAAACAGATCGGCTTTTTAGCGGTTTCTCAAGCCGGCGCGATGCGAAAGGTCGCCACATATTTTGCCGAAGCCCTAGCTCGTCGAATCTACGGTTTGTATCCTCAGAACCCATTGAACCAGTCGCTATTCGATATTCTCCAGATGCACTTCTACGAAACCTGCCCTTACCTCAAATTCGCTCACTTCACCGCCAACCAAGCCATTTTAGAAGCGTTCGAAGGCAAGAAACGCGTCCACGTCATCGATTTTTCTATGAATCAGGGGATGCAGTGGCCAGCACTCATGCAAGCTCTCGCTCTTAGACCCGGTGGCGCACCCGCTTTTCGGTTAACGGGTATCGGGCCACCCGCACCCGACGATTCGGATCATTTACAAGAGGTGGGTTGGAAGCTAGCCCAATTAGCCGAAACTATTCATGTCGAGTTTGAATACAGAGGGTTTGTTGCAAACAGTCTCGCCGATCTCGACGCGTCGATGTTGGAACTCAGGCCGAGTGAGGTCGAGGCAGTGGCGGTTAACTCGGTGTTCGAGTTGCACAAGCTTTTAGCTCGTCCCGGAGCGATCGAGAAAGTGTTGTCAGTGGTGAAGCAGATGAAGCCGGAAATCGTGACGGTAGTTGAGCAAGAAGCGAACCATAACGGGCCGGTTTTCCTGGACCGGTTCACTGAGTCGTTGCATTACTACTCGACCATGTTTGACTCGCTTGAAGGATCGGTTAACAGTGAGGATAAGGTGATGTCCGAGGTGTACTTAGGGAAACAGATTTGCAACGTGGTGGCGTGTGAAGGCGTGGACCGAGTCGAGAGGCACGAAACGTTGACTCAGTGGAGAACTCGGATGGGATCGGCCGGGTTTGCACCGGTTCACCTCGGGTCGAACGCGTTCAAGCAAGCGAGTATGTTGTTGGCTTTGTTTGCAGGTGGAGAAGGGTATCGAGTAGAAGAGAACAATGGGTCTTTGATGCTGGGTTGGCATACTCGACCACTCATAGCTACCTCGGCATGGCAACTCGCCCACAACAACAGAGCTGGGTCTGTTTTGACACAGTGA